One window of the Pseudofrankia sp. DC12 genome contains the following:
- a CDS encoding NotI family restriction endonuclease — MTDEAFYPLTSTPNKRPHLAEWHGHRVFPIVAAHPTATADQKDGRCPFLSEIVGSRHSCVKADNSKGVCSISAESNGHRQDWLVCPYRALDETMLEAMTRRLFSAAAGQPVAIRPASTLSEDQVEAILTDGTGTRVFCYFQDKLGGEISLSKTAASPEISFDITLVELLLSADGTQVRLGRYGIIELQTTDTHGTYKLAVEALRGALDLHPRDFPAQVAANQEWAGRRVEGPNISNVFKRTFYQVAFKFQVTRRDTSVGCILSIPRPVWDSWQPFLGKPDLHQQPDGTWRLLDDHSSAPPNWIYVFDIAEEPAAPGWPAPIEINMIIGTDAQTLSRAALDVAPGKAIENSAGRDAVLDTLSRRLRQYLPGLVPGSI, encoded by the coding sequence GTGACCGACGAAGCCTTCTACCCGTTAACGTCCACCCCCAACAAGCGCCCACATCTGGCCGAGTGGCATGGCCATCGTGTTTTCCCTATCGTCGCAGCCCACCCCACGGCGACTGCGGACCAGAAAGACGGCCGCTGCCCCTTCCTTTCGGAGATCGTCGGAAGCCGGCACAGCTGCGTCAAGGCGGATAACAGCAAAGGTGTCTGCTCGATCAGCGCCGAGAGCAACGGCCACCGTCAGGACTGGCTTGTCTGCCCTTATCGGGCGCTGGACGAGACCATGTTGGAGGCCATGACACGCCGGCTGTTCTCCGCCGCTGCAGGACAGCCAGTCGCGATCCGGCCGGCATCGACCCTCTCCGAGGACCAGGTTGAGGCGATCCTGACAGACGGTACCGGCACCCGTGTCTTCTGCTACTTCCAGGACAAGCTTGGCGGCGAGATCAGCCTGTCCAAGACGGCGGCCTCGCCCGAGATCTCGTTCGACATCACGCTGGTGGAACTCCTCCTGTCAGCCGACGGCACCCAGGTCCGGCTTGGCCGGTACGGCATCATCGAACTCCAGACCACAGATACGCATGGGACCTACAAACTCGCCGTCGAGGCGCTGCGAGGCGCGCTTGACCTTCACCCGCGGGACTTCCCAGCCCAGGTCGCCGCGAATCAGGAGTGGGCAGGCCGGAGGGTCGAAGGACCGAACATCTCCAACGTCTTCAAACGCACCTTCTACCAGGTCGCCTTCAAGTTCCAGGTGACGAGACGGGATACGTCGGTCGGCTGCATCCTCTCGATACCCCGGCCTGTCTGGGATTCCTGGCAGCCGTTCCTTGGCAAGCCCGACCTGCACCAGCAGCCCGACGGCACGTGGCGCCTCTTGGACGATCATAGTAGCGCCCCACCGAACTGGATCTATGTCTTCGACATCGCCGAAGAGCCAGCCGCACCCGGTTGGCCAGCCCCCATCGAGATCAACATGATCATTGGCACCGACGCGCAGACCCTCAGCCGCGCTGCACTCGACGTCGCTCCCGGGAAGGCAATTGAGAACTCAGCCGGACGCGACGCCGTGCTCGACACGCTGAGCCGGCGACTCCGCCAGTACCTGCCTGGACTCGTCCCAGGATCGATCTGA